One bacterium genomic window, GAGAACATGGCCGGTCAGCTCTGCTGGGCGCAGATGATCCTCGGCGACTGGCGCGAGCTGTTCAAGCAGCTCGACGCGATCGCTGCCGTCACCGCCGCCGACGTGCAGCGCGTAGCGGGCGAGATCTTCCGCAAATCCAACCGGACGGTGGGCCTCATCCAGACCACCGCGGGCAGCTAGGGGAGGACGAGATGACGACGACCATCAAGCGCACGCTCACGGGGGCGCGGCCCCTGCTGCTCGCCCTGTTCGCGGTCGCCCTGCTGCCCGGCGCGGGCGCGGCGGCCAAGGGCCGCTACGACAAGGTAATCGGCGGCCTGCCGGCCCTGCGCGACTTCCAGGTGCCGGCCGTGGTGCGCGAGGAGCTGCCCAACGGCATGGTGCTCTACCTCGTCGAAGACCACGACCTGCCGACCGTCCGCCTCTCGGCGATGATCCGCGCCGGGCGCATCTACGAGCCGGGCGCGAAGACCGGCCTCGCCGACCTCGTCGGCGAGGTGATGCGCACGGGCGGCACGGAGCGCTATCCCGGCGACAAGCTCGACGAGCTGCTCGAGAACATGGGCGCCAGCGTCGAAACGGGCATGGACGAGGCCAGCGCCAGCGCCTCGCTGCGCTGCCTGACGGAGAACTTCGACGAGGTGCTCGCGATCTTCGTCGATGTTCTGCGCCACCCGGCCTTCCCGCAGGAGAAACTCGATCTCGCCCTGACCCAGGCCAAGTCCGGGATCAGCCGCCGCAACGACGACGCCTCCGGGATCGCCAATCGCGAGATCCAGAAGCTCTACTACGGCGCGACGAGTCCCTACGCCCGCCAGCCCGAGTACGACACGCTGGCGGCCATCGCGCAGCCGGACCTCGTCGAGTTCCACAAGTACTTCTACCACCCGAACAACCTGATCCTCATCGCCGGCGGCGACTTCGAGACCGCGGCGATGAAGGCCAAGCTGGCTGCCGCCTTCGGCGACTGGCCGCGCGCGGAGACCTTCTTCCCGCCCGATCCGCTGCTCTCCGAGACGCCGATGTCGGTGAACTACATCGAGAAGGCGGACGTCAACCAGTCGAAGATCCGCATGGGACACCTGGGCATCCGCTGGGACGACGAGTACCTGTTCCCGCTTTCGGTGCTGAACGAGATCCTCGGCGGCGGCTTCTCCAGCCGTCTCTTCACCGAGGTGCGCAGCAAGCGCGAGCTGGCCTACGGCGTCTGGGCCTGGATGATCACGGGCAACCACCACCGCATGCCCTTCACGGTGGGCGTCGACACCAAGAGCGAGTCCACCGTCGAGGCGATCCAGCTGATCATGAAGGAGCTGGAGCGGGTCCGCGTGGAGCCCGTCACCGTCGAAGAGCTGCGGCGCGCGAAGGAAGGCCTCAAGAACAGCTTCGTCTTCAACTTCTCCAATCCCTTCTCGATCGCCAGCCGCAAGGCCTCCTACGAGTTCTGGGGCCGGCCGGCGGACTTCCTGGACACCTATCTGGCCAAGGTGGACGCCGTCACCGCCGCGGACATCCTCGCGGCGGCCCAGGCGCGCATCCATCCGGACGAGATGGCGATCCTCGTCGTCGGCAAGGCCGAGGACTTCGACGCGCCGCTGAGCAGCCTCGGCTTCGGCGAAGCGAGTGTCATCGACATTGCGATCCCGGAGCCCAAGTTCGAGCTGGCGCTGCCGGCGGAGACGCCCGAGAACCTCGCCGCGGGCCGCGCGCTGATGGACAAGGCCGTCGCCGCGCACGGCGGCGCGAGGGCCCTGGCGGCGGTGAAGTCGCTGCGGATGGCCGGGGACTTCGCGATCAAGGAGAGCGGCATGG contains:
- a CDS encoding insulinase family protein translates to MTTTIKRTLTGARPLLLALFAVALLPGAGAAAKGRYDKVIGGLPALRDFQVPAVVREELPNGMVLYLVEDHDLPTVRLSAMIRAGRIYEPGAKTGLADLVGEVMRTGGTERYPGDKLDELLENMGASVETGMDEASASASLRCLTENFDEVLAIFVDVLRHPAFPQEKLDLALTQAKSGISRRNDDASGIANREIQKLYYGATSPYARQPEYDTLAAIAQPDLVEFHKYFYHPNNLILIAGGDFETAAMKAKLAAAFGDWPRAETFFPPDPLLSETPMSVNYIEKADVNQSKIRMGHLGIRWDDEYLFPLSVLNEILGGGFSSRLFTEVRSKRELAYGVWAWMITGNHHRMPFTVGVDTKSESTVEAIQLIMKELERVRVEPVTVEELRRAKEGLKNSFVFNFSNPFSIASRKASYEFWGRPADFLDTYLAKVDAVTAADILAAAQARIHPDEMAILVVGKAEDFDAPLSSLGFGEASVIDIAIPEPKFELALPAETPENLAAGRALMDKAVAAHGGARALAAVKSLRMAGDFAIKESGMGPLTFGVVQQRLGDDRLRLETTTPFGNMLQVLTPEVGWMKSPRGKQKIEGDDLAQMWRSERSDVLYLLRHLDDYRALPMASESCAGQECAVVYLKGAGDEGYKLCLGPEGRIHAMEYKDQGQSGPVINFTVLSEYQATGGVQLPRKFVISQDGKEFATMTVKEMAVNPTLAAALFEEPAD